Proteins from a genomic interval of Actinoalloteichus hymeniacidonis:
- a CDS encoding cation diffusion facilitator family transporter, with product MGHGHGHGVSAVSASQKQLKRLGWAFGVLLVFLVVEVIVGLATSSLALLSDAGHMLTDVLGIGMALAAITAARTSAKKARGGGSSRTFGLYRLEVLAALANAVLLLGVAGFILVEAVGRLADPPEIAAGPVMIAAAAGLAANLVAFALLRPAASESINMRGAYLEVLADTIASIGVLLGTATSLFFGWTLADPIVAVAIAVFVVPRTLRLAGQALRILVQQAPADLDIGELTDRLRAVPGVAEVHDLHVWTLTSGMEVLAAHLTVDAETRTDDVLASAQRMLAERYEIEHATLQVESTTSAVRCQELTW from the coding sequence ATGGGTCACGGTCATGGGCACGGTGTGTCCGCAGTCAGCGCATCGCAGAAGCAGCTGAAACGACTCGGCTGGGCATTCGGCGTCCTGCTCGTGTTCCTAGTGGTCGAGGTGATCGTCGGCCTGGCCACGTCCTCGTTGGCGCTGTTGTCCGATGCGGGACACATGCTCACCGACGTGCTGGGCATCGGCATGGCGCTGGCCGCCATCACCGCGGCTCGTACCTCGGCCAAGAAGGCACGCGGTGGAGGTTCTTCGCGCACCTTCGGGCTCTATCGGCTGGAGGTGCTCGCGGCGCTGGCCAACGCGGTGCTGCTGCTCGGCGTCGCAGGCTTCATCCTGGTGGAGGCGGTCGGGCGACTCGCCGATCCGCCGGAGATCGCCGCGGGTCCGGTGATGATCGCGGCGGCCGCAGGCCTGGCGGCCAACCTGGTGGCCTTCGCGTTATTGCGTCCGGCGGCCTCGGAGAGCATCAACATGCGAGGTGCCTACCTGGAGGTTCTCGCCGACACCATCGCCTCCATCGGGGTGCTGCTGGGCACGGCGACGAGCCTGTTCTTCGGCTGGACGCTGGCGGACCCGATCGTCGCGGTGGCCATCGCCGTCTTCGTGGTGCCGCGCACCCTGCGACTCGCGGGCCAAGCGCTGCGCATCCTCGTCCAGCAGGCACCGGCTGATCTGGATATCGGCGAGTTGACCGACCGCCTTCGCGCCGTGCCCGGCGTCGCGGAGGTGCATGACCTGCACGTCTGGACGCTCACCTCCGGGATGGAGGTGCTCGCCGCGCACCTCACCGTCGACGCCGAGACCCGCACGGACGACGTGCTGGCCTCGGCGCAACGGATGCTGGCGGAGCGATACGAGATCGAACACGCCACCCTGCAGGTCGAGTCGACGACGAGCGCGGTCCGCTGTCAGGAGCTGACCTGGTGA
- a CDS encoding ectoine synthase: MIVRSVVDIEDGDRDVKTPNWRSKRIVLAKEGVGFSVHETTLYAGTVNDFWYANHVEAVFVVEGEGELLNKETGEVHALSPGTLYLLDGNERHQLRPTTLMRTVCVFNPPVTGAEVHDENGVYPLIVEPAPDPAPSA, translated from the coding sequence ATGATCGTGCGTTCCGTGGTCGATATCGAGGACGGCGACCGGGATGTGAAGACCCCCAACTGGCGCAGCAAGCGCATCGTGCTGGCCAAGGAGGGCGTCGGTTTCTCGGTGCACGAGACGACCCTCTACGCGGGGACGGTGAACGACTTCTGGTACGCCAATCACGTCGAAGCCGTCTTCGTCGTGGAGGGCGAGGGCGAGCTGCTGAACAAGGAGACCGGCGAGGTGCACGCCCTGTCGCCCGGCACCCTGTATCTCCTGGACGGCAACGAACGTCATCAGCTCCGCCCGACGACGCTGATGCGTACCGTCTGCGTGTTCAACCCGCCGGTGACCGGCGCGGAGGTGCACGACGAGAACGGTGTGTACCCGTTGATCGTGGAGCCTGCGCCGGATCCGGCACCATCGGCCTGA